The DNA sequence AGTCACTTGCTCCCGGAACTCGTACTCTCTTCACGAATGTGGCATACAATCCGCAAACGGAGGAGCTGTGGTGGGAAGGCAAGACTCCGGAATATCCAGAAGACGTAACCGGGTGGCTCGATTGGAAGGGTGAACCAATTGCAGATCGTCCTGTAGAACGTCAGCGTTCTGATGCTAAAGGTGATGAGTGGGCGCATCCAAATTCGCGTTTCACAACAACTTTGGCAAATGTTCCCAATATTGCGCCAGATTACGATGCGCCAGCAGGTGTTCCAATTGATGCCATTATTTTTGGTGGTCGTGTTGCGGACCGTGAACCGCTTATTCGTGCAATAACTGACATTGCCGAAGGCGTTTACGACGGTTTGACGATGGGCGTGCAGGCTACCTTTGCTGCCGAAGGCAAAGAAGGCGTTTTACGGTATGATCCGATGTCTATGCGTCCATTTATGTCCTACCCAGAAGGTGATTATGCCGCACATTGGTTGAAGATTATCGGTCAAGCAAAAGACACACCTATCTTCGCTCATGTGAACTGGTTCCAGCGTGATCCAGAAGATGGACATTTCCGCTGGCCAGGCTACCGCGATAATCTGCGTGCGCTGTTATGGCTGTTAGATCTTAAAGAAGGCCGAGCAAAGGGAACTCAAACACCAGTTGGCATCGTGCCCACCATTGAAGAGCTCAACCTTGATGGCTTTACCGGTTCTCTTGAGGATCTTGCTGAGATCTTGCGGATTGATCCAGAGCTTTGGGCTCGTGAACTTCAAGCACGGCGTGAGCATCTGGAGCAGTTTGATCGTTTGCCACAAGAGATTTGGGATGCTCATGAGAAAGTGGCAGCGGCAGTTAAGTCCGCCCAGGCTGAGTAACTTGCGACGATAATAACCTTTTATGCCACACCTGAGGTGGGGATGCGCTCTTCCTAGTGTATCCCCACCTTTTGTTGTAAGAAGTGCTTTTTGAGCTGTTTTTATGGCACTATGTTAAGACGTCGATAGTGAATGAGGTGACGCGTTCGATGAGTGGCATGTGGGTGATAATGGCGTGTGTTAGCGCCAGTATTGTGCTGGTGGCATGGGCTTGTTGGCGCTTGGTTCAGCCACGTCGGTGGCGCACAACAGGAACTCTTATTATTGCCGGTGGCGTATTGATGTGGCTCGCTGCGTTGTTGAGTTTCGCCTTGTATGTTGAGCGGATGCCATCGTGGGCGGTTGTTGGAGTGAGTTGCATCGTCGTTATTGGTGGCTATCTTGGACTGGGGCTTAGTGCATTTATGGTGCATGCTCGGAAAAATTCGCATGGTGATATAGCCGCGGGTTGTGATGTTGTTGTGGTTTTGGGTGCGGGTTTGGTTGGGGAGCGAGTGAGTGCTTTGCTGGCTGCCCGATTGGATCGCGGGCTACAGCTTGCGTTGGCTGGGGGAGCGGACGCCATTGTTTGTTCTGGGGGCCAAGGCGCGGATGAAGTTATTTCCGAGGCGGCTGCGATGGCACGTTATTTATCAGGTAAGGTGCCTGAATATATGCGTGTTATTTTAGAAGATTCATCGACGACGACGGAGGAGAACCTTCGCTTTAGTTCTCAATTAATTACTGCGGATGTAAATCCGAATGCTCAAGTTGTGGTAGCAACGAGTAATTATCATGTTTTGCGTACGCGTGGGTTGGCGCGGCGTGCAAGGTTGGATTGGCCGGTTTATGGCGCGCCTTCAGTGCTTTGGTTTTTTCCTACTTCATTTTTGCGTGAGTATGCAGCAGTGCTGGTTTTTCACTGGCGGTTTCATGCCGCAGTGCTGGGAGGCCTA is a window from the Arcanobacterium buesumense genome containing:
- a CDS encoding YdcF family protein, which encodes MNEVTRSMSGMWVIMACVSASIVLVAWACWRLVQPRRWRTTGTLIIAGGVLMWLAALLSFALYVERMPSWAVVGVSCIVVIGGYLGLGLSAFMVHARKNSHGDIAAGCDVVVVLGAGLVGERVSALLAARLDRGLQLALAGGADAIVCSGGQGADEVISEAAAMARYLSGKVPEYMRVILEDSSTTTEENLRFSSQLITADVNPNAQVVVATSNYHVLRTRGLARRARLDWPVYGAPSVLWFFPTSFLREYAAVLVFHWRFHAAVLGGLCAVMAALAF